TGCTGAAGTTCTGTTTCCCGGACCGCGATGCCTCCGAAACGGAGGTTAGTGACGAGCTGGATGACAACGCCTCAACGAGTTCGGCGTCCACAACGAATTTACAGGGCAAGTCATCGACATCTTCGTCGACCAAACGCTCGGGCAAGGGAAAGAAAGGTGCCAAGGACTCTGAGTTCTATGTAAAGATCGAAAAAGATGACGTGGAGAAGATGAAGGAGCGCGCCGAGAAAAACAAGCTGTTTATCTACATCAAGATTCCCGAAGTGCCTGTGCGCGTCAGCTACAAGGGTAACAAGGAGAAGAATCTAGAGGACATCACAGACTACTCACTAGTCATACCCACGCTGGAGTATCACAATGTTACTTGGACCTGGCTGGATTTGCTTCTGGCCATGAAGTCAGTGAGCCGGCGGGTGATATTCTCGCAGGCCATCAAACAGAAGCTACATATCCACCAGCGCCAACCGATTCTGTCCGCAGGCGAACGAGCGACCCCGCAAGAAGCAGAGGATAAGGCTGTGATGTTGTTTGGAAATCGCTTATTGGTAAGTTTAATACATCTTGATGATAATGAAGCAGTATTCTTCAATGATTTGTGTATTTGCAGAATGAAAATCGTACCCAGAAAAGGGGTGTGTTCAAGTTTGCCTCGAGCGGAAAAAGATCCGGAAATGATTGAAATCTTTGTGCTCTTTCAACGATATTTGtatgctttatttattaattactgTACGTTCAAAGGATGTACGAAAATATGTGCAACTTGCGGTACTGACCAGGACTTAGCACTGCTTATCTAAAACGCCGTAATCAACTAACAATAATGTCGAGTGCGTCTTGGCCCGTTTAACAATACATTATACAATACAATCACACACACTCTCAAGTATTACGCTATGTAACTCTCTAAATATAgctatttatgtatgtatgtttgttgTTAGCAATAAAGAGGGAGTAGGCGTAGTTAATTTTTACACACCAGTGATATTTGTAAACTTTAAAACACTTAAACTAAAGCGGCATTATATCAGTATCATCCCTACTTGTTCTGTTGCTTCAGAGGTGGCTGGGGgattgaaataaattagaatCGGAATACATTTGAACATTTGTGACCACTTACCAGCACAAAGACTCGTTTGGGCAGTGCACGCTGCACCAATTCGTCGAGCAAGGCATTCTGGCTGTCTTTCTTCTGCGGATCGGCCTTGGTATTGTACTCCAGACTCAGCACTGGTAACTCTTGCCAGCCCACTTGCAGCGGATACAGGTTGTAGACCAGTTCCTTTTCCTCGTAGGCCATTATGGATATGTCCAGCTGGAAAGATAAACAGGTTAATTTGGAAAAGACAAATAAAGTTCCGTAAAAAAGACCAACCTGCTTGTGACCCGAGCATATAAAGTTATCCGTCTTGCTGATACTGAGGTTGGCTATCAGGTGAAGCACATGCGTCGTGGGATTCTTCAGCACCACCTTAAAGGCCATGGGCATTTTCACGAACATCTTCTCCTCGATGGTGCAGTAGATATTCAGCGGTGGCTCTGCAATGTCCAAGCCACGGATCACAAACTTGGACTCGTTCTCCTCCTTGCCATTGGCACGTCGCCAGCGAATGCAGAACACCCCAAAAATGGGCACAGTAGAAGGATTACCCTCCAACGTGTAGATACCCTTGATAAAGCCGCGGCAGTGTCCCGTGCCCTGGACAGCTTCCAAAGCCTTGTTGTATATGAGCCGAGTGGTTTTGATTCCCTCTTGGGTATTTATTGCTTCCTCAGCCACATTGATATCATCCGACTGCATCGAGTTGCTCATCACTCCAGCATTGGCCACCTGCAGTGCATTGGACACAGCCGAATTGCTGTTTATGATGGTCATGGTAGTGGGTATCTTGGTCACCAGACTCTTGCTCATGTAGGCACTCATTCCGGCTGGTGGTGTGGGAGCAAGGGGCTCCTCTGGGGCGGGTTTAAGTGCGGGCTTGATAAACTTACTAGCTACCGCCTTGCCCTCCAATTTGCCGCGGTGATCGAGATCTCGGGCAGTCGTCCAGTCCCGCAGAGTGGCATTCGTCCGGAGGACTATCACGCTTTCCAGTTGCTCACCGGCGCTGTACTTGTTGGTGTATTTCTTTTGCTTAAAGCTGTAGTTTGATTGCACTAGGTTGTGATCCTGCAAGGAAACGATATTCGACAAGGGGCTTAGTGTCTTCTAAATATTCTAATGTATGCTTACACATATAAAGAAGCTGTCTAGTATCTCCACATCGTCCACGGCCACCACTTCCGTGTTGGCTCTGAGCAAGAAGTTCTCGCCACGATACACCTGGTTCAAGGGCTTCCTATCCATCGTGTAGAAGCGTGCGGTGAACTTAAAGTCGCCATAGCATCGCACAGTGAGCGTATCTTCTCGTGACTTTCTCAACCGCGTCTCATCCAGATACTCGATCTGCACCGGCGAAATTGCAGCCACGCTCTGAACCACACTCTTCACCTCGTGATCGGGCGTAGATTCCGAGCTGTTCGGAGTGCTCACCCGGGCATTggtgcctcctcctcctggacCGCGATCCACATCCAAAGTGTAGCTTAACCTCTGTTGCAGCTTGATCTCCGCCTCAGTCAGACTGAAGATATAGAAGGTGGCCGTATTGCTCCCGTGGGCGGACAGCTCGCCCACGTCTATTTGGATCTGAGAGTGCAGCTTTTGGCGTCCCGGTGAGATATCCGTGGTGAGGAATACTTGAAGGtgcaatataaatatgtttatttattactcatcaataaatacatttaattatcaTATTAagaataattttaaacattcAACCGAACTATGTGATCTTATGGTCGGAACTCCCAACTCAATGGGAGTAAATGTGTTCCCACCATTCGTTATCCATGCTCCAAACCCTAAGCAAACACCATCGAGTGGGAACAGTTCTCTCTACTTCCTCGTAGTAGCCCCCATACCACACCAAGTTCATTGCCGTGTGTAAACATCGAAGAACAGGTGTTTTTGTAAGTGGTTTCTCGTTGAGAAAGGTCAGTATCGCTTCGCTCTATAAATGATTGTGGTATGCATTTCGTCGTTCTAGTCACCCGAAGTCCACATTACAGACGAGTCGATATCGAGATGCAAGGtatgctgctgccgctgatgttTTGGATGATTTGGATTCCGGAGTCTGCGGCAGAGGAGCCGACACCGCTAAGCCGTAACCCACGTATTGTGGGTGGCCATCCGAGCGGGGTGTGGAACCAGCCGCACGTGGTTAACATCCGGCGACGTGGGAACTTTGAGTGCGGCGGTTCCCTGGTCACTCCACACTGCGTCTTGACCGCCGCCCACTGCCTTAAAGATGGCCAACCATCGGATTTCGTGGTTCGTGGCGGGGTGACCTATCTGAGTGATATGCGTAACTCTCGCTATGTGAAGAAAATACTGCTGCCATCGGCCTACAGTCGCACCACATTGGACAACGACGTGGCGCTCCTCCAGCTTCAGCAACCGTTTCAAGCCTCCATTGCCAAGCCCATCTCCTTGGCCGTGCGGTCTCCGCGATCCGGATCTTTTGTCCGGGTGTCCGGCTGGGGATTAACCGACTCAAGCTCCTCATCGCTGCCCAATCAACTGCACAGTGTCCATGTGCAAGTGATGCCGCAACGGGAGTGTCGAGATTTGTATCGTGGCTACCGGAACATCACAGCCAGCATGTTCTGTGCCTCCGTGCCGGGCTTAAAGGATGCATGTGCCGCGGATTCGGGCGGTCCAGTGGTCAATTCGCATGGTTTCCTTGTGGGCGTCGTGTCGTGGGGCAGGGCAAATCGGTGTGCCGCCAGGGATAGTCCCGGAGTGTACTCCGATGTGAGTTACCTGTCCGACTGGATAGCGGATAATATGCACAGCTACTGCTAGCTCCGCTTAGATTCTTCGCTGTATTAATCAGTATTAGATTAGTTAACCCTGATCGTTGACGTCACCTGGAGCTGGAATGCCATTGAAGTGGCAATGCCTGCCATTGTGACCCGTGCTTTGCTGTTTGCTCAGGTGATTTTTCGATGTTTTGCCGAATATCCGGCCATAAAAGCCGGGACAAGGTCATAACCACAACAGTTCACAACGAGATGCTTTGGCGCTGGCAGTATCTTATTCTGGGCATGCTGCTCTTGGCCGAGCTCACCCAACTGGGTGAAGCCGTGGCAACCAATAAGCAAAGGAGAAACAGGAGACTGAGAAATGCTAACGGAGCCAAGCAGTTGGCGGCCAGAAAAAACCGAGCCGGAAACAGAAGCAATCGCAACCAAGCTACTGCGAGGAAACTCAACAACAAGGGGgtcaaccaaaacaaaaaggccGCCACATCGTCCAAGATTCAGTCCAGGATTGTGGGTGGCTCCAGCACCACCATTTCCACCACGCCCTACATTGTCCAGTTGCGTCGCGGCTCGAATCTGTGTGGTGGTTCCATCGTCGGCAAACAATGGATTCTAACTGCCGCCCATTGTGTCAAGGGATACAGTGCCTCCGAATTCACGGTGCGTGCTGGAACCACTACTTTGGATGGCAGTGATGGCGTCACCCGCTCCGTCAGTTCCATTCACGTGGCGCCCAAGTTCACCACGAAGAAAATGAACATGGACGCCGCTTTGCTCAAGCTGAACCAAACCCTGACGGGCACAAATATCGCAACCATTTCAATGGGCAGCTATCGACCCAAGGCCGGTTCAAGGGTACGCATTGCAGGATGGGGTGTAACCAAGGAAGGTGGCACCACGGCATCCAAGACGCTGCAGACCGCACAGGTGAAGGTGGTCAAGCAGAAAAAGTGCCGGAACGACTACCGCGGTCAGGCTACCATCACCAAGTACATGCTCTGTGCACGCGCTGCTGGCAAGGATTCGTGCAGCGGAGATTCCGGTGGCCCAGTGACCAGGAACAACACGCTCCTGGGCATCGTGTCCTTTGGTTATGGTTGCGCCAGAGCCGGCTATCCAGGCGTTTACACAGCCGTGTCTGCGATCCGCCAGTGGGCTACAAATGTTATGGCCAACAATTGAGAATCGCAAGTTTAAGCGATACAAGTTTCGAACTAACCTAGATCTTAAGGTCGTTGAAAGCTATTTGCCACATAATAAATGTTTGTTAACTAAACATGATCTGTCATTACTTTTTGCAATATGGTAAAAATTGATAATATGACCGAAGAAGGCCCACATGATCAACATATATATCTTGACGCAGGAAACGTTAGCCTCGccttaatatatttaaacaatagaAAGATATGAAGACATTGGAAATAAACACTCTTATGTCAATAAGGGGCTTTGTAGAAAAGATAAGACATTTTTCGAGTAAacattatttgaaatattctgTTTATGAAACCCATAACAGATTCTTTAATAAACAATAGAGAACGCTGTAGACGATATTCgccgactattagatacctgTTAAtcagcttttatagttctgaGATCAAGGCGTTCATGCGGACATTGCCAAACCGACTCGCTAGTAAtcttgattaaaaatatttacactttatagggtcggaaacacttccttccacctgttacatactcttcaacgaatctggtatacccttttgctctacgagtaacggatataaaagCCAAAACTATCGGAAGAGAAAAAGCTTGAATACGAATCTCAAATATAAGCGTTTCCGTTTTACTTTGATTGCGAGTTAATTAAACTTCCCAGCAAAGATGTTTGATTGAACAATTGTGCAAATGTTTTGAGTCTTGTTCCGCCCGGATTTACATAATATATAATCAAGTTTCAGCTTCATTTCGGTACAGTTGGATAACCACCATGATTGCCCGGTGTCTGACTACGCTGTTCCTTGTTCAGATTTTGGGATTCCCTACAGCTTCGGACGCACATCCCGACAGCGTGGAGATACAGCCCCGCATCATTGGTGGGCATGTGTCCAGCATCAAGCAGGAGAAGTATCTCGTTCAGGTTACCACATCCGAGGAGCTGTGTGGCGGATCACTGGTTAAGCCCCGTTGGGTTATCACTGCGGCTCATTGCGTATACAACAAGAACAAGGATGACTTCAAGATCTATGGTGGTGCCTCCGATCAGGCTGGTCCATATGCCGTCATTCGCACTGTGGACTACATGGCGATTCGTCCGGATTTCAATCGCAAAACCCTCAATATGGATGTGGCTGCCTTGCGCTTGAGTTCTGATATGACCGGCGCTAATATAGAGACCATAGCTTTGGCATCACAATCCGTTCCAGCTCGCGTTTTGGTCAAAGTCTCGGGTTGGGGTTTCCTAGCTGCCGATGCGACAAAGACTGCCGAGCGGGTGCACAGTGTCATGGTGCCCATGTGGTCACGCTCCTCCTGCGTCTCTGCATTCAAAGGAATCCATCGTATTACCCGCTCCATGGTGTGCGCCGCCAAGCCGTACAAGAAGGATTCCTGCGACGGCGACTCGGGGGGACCTTTGGTGTATCGCGGCCAGCTGGCGGGGATTGTATCCTTTGGGTATGGCTGTGCCTCCGCTTTGCCTGGCGTTTACACCAGTGTGCCTGTGATCCGGGATTGGTTTCTGCGCGTCGTGGAACAGCATTCCTGAGTGTAATCTTAAGTCTTAGCTTTAAGGGTCAATAAATAGTTCAAGTTTATCTGAAGACAATTAACTGGGGAATGcgggaaatatatattttgaatatatataaacttgcTCCCAGGCTTACACTTCCGTAGACCATGTTAAGACTCCTTATTGGACTAGCACTGCTCCATCAACTGGAGGGCAGCTCCGTCTTCACTCTTCGTCAGGGTAAAATCTTCGGAGGAAAATCAGCGTCGGTGACAGAGCATTCCTTCCTGGTGAATCTTCGACGCGGTGGCAAGTTCCGTTGCGGTGGCGTCATAATCTCGCCCAGCTGTGTTCTCACAGCGGCTCATTGCCTGGAGGGACGACATCAACAGCTCCGGGATTTAACATTACATGCCCAACAACAGTGCCTTGGCGATGAGACGCCGCCGGAGCATGTGCGTTCGGCCTGGTATGTCGGCATATCACCAAACTACTGCCGTCAACGCGGACTGGACTCCGATGTGGCGGTGATCCGATTGAGTCGTCCCTTTGACATCGCCGGCAATGCGAGTCTGGTGAAGATCGACTTCAATGACCTGCCACCGCATTCAAATCTCACGGTTCTCGGTTGGGGAGCGATCAACGAGCAGGGTCACAATTGGAACCAGTGTTTGCAGGTGGCCAATGTCAGGCTCATCCCGCACACGGAGTGCACCAAATCAATGGGATCAGGACAGCAGAAAGTAACGACCAACATGTTTTGTGCACTTGGTGAAAACGCGAGGGATGCCTGCCAAGGCGACTCCGGGGGCCCCATTATCCACGCTGGTCGCTCCGTGGGCATAGTATCCTGGGGCTACGGATGTGGCAGAGGTTATCCAGGCGTCTACACCCGCCTCAGCAGTCCAGCGATTACGTACTGGCTAAAAAGCTTCATAGAACGGCACTGCTAAAGATCTATAATTCATTTGGTTTAACCTTTAacccaataaatatttaataaggcAGTTATTCCATGCAGTGGTGCTGCAATTGAGATCTCTTTCGGAATGCCAAATTATAGTCTCATTAGTCCCATTTCCGGAGCAGGTGCGAGCCAATAACAGCATCATTATCACTTTGAAAACTAGAGAGCACTATACATAGTAGCTGTCAGTCTGGACACGCCATGGTTGGCCTGTGGATGCTCTGGTGGCTCTGCCATTTGGCTCTCGTATTtcccagctcctccagcaaaACGCGCATTGTGGGCGGCAAGGAGACAACAATTTCGGAGGTTCCGTACCTGGTTTACCTGCGTCAAAATGGTCACTTCATCTGCGGTGGATCCCTTATCTCCACCAGAGTAGTTCTAAGTGCAGCGCATTGTGTTTATGGCTCCCAGCCGGATGACTTCACGATCCACGCCGGCGCCAGTCGTTTGGACGAAGAGGCTCCAGTGGTTCGCAATGTAGTTATGTTTCACACTTCGCCCAGCTACTCTGCCACCAACTTCGACATGGACGTTGCTTTGTTGGCGCTGCAGGAGGCCGTTTTCCTTATGCCCGGTAAAGTCGCCACCATTAGTCCTTGTCGCAATCCGCCGGAGGGTAATTCGTATGCCAGGATCAGTGGTTGGGGAGTGACCCGCGAGAACAACCGGGATCCGGCCGAACAGGTCCGCACTGCCATGGTGCGCGTGCTTCCAGGAGCGGAATGTAAGCTCTCATATCCCGGATATGGCCAATTAAGCGATTCTATGCTATGTGCCGCTGTGCGCGGTATCCGCGATTCCTGCTCCGGTGATTCCGGAGGTCCTTTGGTCTACCGCGGTCAGGTTTGTGGCATTGTCTCGTGGGGATTCGGCTGCGCCCGACCTTCTTTTCCAGGTGTGTACACCAATGTGGCTAGCGGAAGGGTTCATGACTTTATAGAACAAACTCTACACAGGATTGGAAACTAAACTTGTTATGGAATGTGCTTGTTGATTTGAAACTTGTATTAATCATCTAATGAACATGGCCATTACATTTTGATCCAACTGTATTGaatcttattattttaaaaactattagACCTTGACAAATCGTTTCCTTATTAATTTGGGTTTCATGATCGGAAATGGGCTAAAAGCAATACAATTGAAATGAAACTAGAATGGCACGAGGATCTTTTAAAAATACGGTTTAATCGACAATTATTTAATCAACTAATTTGTGGGATTGAATGAACGGCAGAAGGTCGGTAAAAGCGCCTAGATCACATTCATATGAAGCCCCATTGCACAGCACTTTTTGTTGGGCTTCAATTTCTCATAGCAAGTACGCCGATGGAATCCGGCGATAAGCCACACAAAAtggtttattaaaataattattatttgcgcaataaaataatatgtgTGCTGTGTAATGATTGTTTCCTAAGAGGCATATAAATCGGAGCACAGAGTCGCGCGATTCGACTCGGAACAGCGACTCGCAGCTGGCCAGTGACTCCGAAACTCGGTTGGTAGTTACAGCTACCGGATACGGCATATATCGTGGGATGGAGTGAGCTGATGGCGACGCTATGGCTCGTGCTCTACCTGATCCCACTTTGCTGGGCGGCCAGCAACGAGGCCAACAGTCGGATTGTGGGCGGTGTACCGGTGGATATTGCCAGTGTGCCCTACTTAGTGAACCTGCGCATCGGTGGCCGCTTTATATGCGGCGGTTCATTGGTTACCCCCCAGCATGTTGTCACCGCTGCCCACTGCGTCAAGGGAGTTGGCGCTTCTCGTATGCTAGTCGTCGCCGGGGTAACGAGTCTTACGGAGACGGGTGTAAGAAGTGGAGTGGACAAGGTTTATACCCCAAAGGCCTACAACATCCGCACCCTTGCAATGGATGTGGCTGTTTTGAAACTAAAAGCTCCCATCAGCGGTCCCAAAGTGAGCACCATTGAGCTGTGCAATTCCAGCTTTAAGGCAGGTGATCTCATCAAGGTCTCCGGCTGGGGACAAATCACGGAGCGTAACAAGGCAGCTTCAATGCAGGTGCGCAGCGTGGATGTGGCGCTAATTCCACGTAAGACCTGCATGAGTCAGTATAAGCTGCGCGGAACCATCACAAACACCATGTTTTGCGCCTCGGTGCCGGGCGTCAAGGATGCCTGTGAAGGCGACTCCGGAGGACCTGCCGTCTATCAGGGTCAACTATGCGGAATTGTCTCGTGGGGCGTGGGATGCGCACGAAAAAGTTCACCGGGAGTCTACACGAATGTTAAGACTGTTAGGAGCTTTATCGACAAGGCTTTGGGGATGTGAAACCAATTAGTACAATTAACTTAATTCTAATGACTAGATTTCTCAATCAAATTATAATGTAGCATGTTCCGCTAATATAAGTTCCATTACATTTTATCTCTTACTCACCACTATTTCGGAGACCCACGGGAATACTAATGTGCACGCCCACATTCTGCAGATAGACATTGTATGGATTGCTGACAGTGGTCACAACAGGATAGTACTCGTTGACCAGCATTTTTGTAGCCACCACTTCCTTTTCCTCATTCAAACCGTTATCATGTCCATGGCCAAGGTTGGTTTGCGTGTTCAAATGAAAGCTGGAATAGAAGACCGTGATTAGTAGAGCATTAAATGCGCTGGTTGCATGCAATTGTCCGGAAATAAATCTCTGTTTCCGTTACCAATCGCTTTGACCTACGTGGGCGCAATGTAGCAAATGGGATTGATCGTCACGTTGTCATCGAGATCGCGGCTGCGCGTGTGATGTCGGAACAGCTGCCGTGAGTAGTTGGAGCTGCACGTGAGTAGGGCGGCTACCTGGTCAGTGCCCATGTGGGCCTCCAGCCGGA
This genomic interval from Drosophila teissieri strain GT53w chromosome 3L, Prin_Dtei_1.1, whole genome shotgun sequence contains the following:
- the LOC122618143 gene encoding trypsin alpha-3 — translated: MHFVVLVTRSPHYRRVDIEMQGMLLPLMFWMIWIPESAAEEPTPLSRNPRIVGGHPSGVWNQPHVVNIRRRGNFECGGSLVTPHCVLTAAHCLKDGQPSDFVVRGGVTYLSDMRNSRYVKKILLPSAYSRTTLDNDVALLQLQQPFQASIAKPISLAVRSPRSGSFVRVSGWGLTDSSSSSLPNQLHSVHVQVMPQRECRDLYRGYRNITASMFCASVPGLKDACAADSGGPVVNSHGFLVGVVSWGRANRCAARDSPGVYSDVSYLSDWIADNMHSYC
- the LOC122618141 gene encoding trypsin delta — protein: MFCRISGHKSRDKVITTTVHNEMLWRWQYLILGMLLLAELTQLGEAVATNKQRRNRRLRNANGAKQLAARKNRAGNRSNRNQATARKLNNKGVNQNKKAATSSKIQSRIVGGSSTTISTTPYIVQLRRGSNLCGGSIVGKQWILTAAHCVKGYSASEFTVRAGTTTLDGSDGVTRSVSSIHVAPKFTTKKMNMDAALLKLNQTLTGTNIATISMGSYRPKAGSRVRIAGWGVTKEGGTTASKTLQTAQVKVVKQKKCRNDYRGQATITKYMLCARAAGKDSCSGDSGGPVTRNNTLLGIVSFGYGCARAGYPGVYTAVSAIRQWATNVMANN
- the LOC122618145 gene encoding trypsin alpha-3, whose translation is MIARCLTTLFLVQILGFPTASDAHPDSVEIQPRIIGGHVSSIKQEKYLVQVTTSEELCGGSLVKPRWVITAAHCVYNKNKDDFKIYGGASDQAGPYAVIRTVDYMAIRPDFNRKTLNMDVAALRLSSDMTGANIETIALASQSVPARVLVKVSGWGFLAADATKTAERVHSVMVPMWSRSSCVSAFKGIHRITRSMVCAAKPYKKDSCDGDSGGPLVYRGQLAGIVSFGYGCASALPGVYTSVPVIRDWFLRVVEQHS
- the LOC122618144 gene encoding trypsin alpha-3; translation: MLRLLIGLALLHQLEGSSVFTLRQGKIFGGKSASVTEHSFLVNLRRGGKFRCGGVIISPSCVLTAAHCLEGRHQQLRDLTLHAQQQCLGDETPPEHVRSAWYVGISPNYCRQRGLDSDVAVIRLSRPFDIAGNASLVKIDFNDLPPHSNLTVLGWGAINEQGHNWNQCLQVANVRLIPHTECTKSMGSGQQKVTTNMFCALGENARDACQGDSGGPIIHAGRSVGIVSWGYGCGRGYPGVYTRLSSPAITYWLKSFIERHC
- the LOC122618146 gene encoding trypsin beta, whose protein sequence is MVGLWMLWWLCHLALVFPSSSSKTRIVGGKETTISEVPYLVYLRQNGHFICGGSLISTRVVLSAAHCVYGSQPDDFTIHAGASRLDEEAPVVRNVVMFHTSPSYSATNFDMDVALLALQEAVFLMPGKVATISPCRNPPEGNSYARISGWGVTRENNRDPAEQVRTAMVRVLPGAECKLSYPGYGQLSDSMLCAAVRGIRDSCSGDSGGPLVYRGQVCGIVSWGFGCARPSFPGVYTNVASGRVHDFIEQTLHRIGN
- the LOC122618147 gene encoding seminase, translating into MATLWLVLYLIPLCWAASNEANSRIVGGVPVDIASVPYLVNLRIGGRFICGGSLVTPQHVVTAAHCVKGVGASRMLVVAGVTSLTETGVRSGVDKVYTPKAYNIRTLAMDVAVLKLKAPISGPKVSTIELCNSSFKAGDLIKVSGWGQITERNKAASMQVRSVDVALIPRKTCMSQYKLRGTITNTMFCASVPGVKDACEGDSGGPAVYQGQLCGIVSWGVGCARKSSPGVYTNVKTVRSFIDKALGM